From the Octadecabacter antarcticus 307 genome, one window contains:
- a CDS encoding formylglycine-generating enzyme family protein, protein MTFAIADKASRDHVFPSWLAVLLAVAVLIGVALHAHGPDFVVQHVMAQSPVVLPDGTSLYVQKYEVTVAEWNVCHVAGICTLALRAAGNRSEATTPATGLSFDDVAQYVRWINTATGRNYRLPTLLEWEFMAAEVLPPTPDPVFTDPDLTWASSYLLEPQTNRALRTQGTFDTTSQGIVDLNGSVWEWTMECYAGAAGGQSSPDRCPAFYVGGEHIAVMSFLIRDPARGGCAVGTPPAHLGMQLVSDRAF, encoded by the coding sequence ATGACATTCGCCATCGCTGATAAGGCAAGCCGTGACCATGTGTTCCCTTCGTGGTTGGCTGTCTTGCTGGCGGTGGCGGTTCTGATCGGGGTCGCGCTACATGCCCACGGCCCCGATTTTGTTGTTCAGCATGTGATGGCACAAAGCCCTGTAGTTTTGCCCGATGGCACGTCGCTGTATGTGCAGAAATATGAAGTTACCGTAGCTGAATGGAACGTCTGTCACGTCGCAGGTATTTGCACGTTGGCCCTGCGTGCTGCAGGCAATCGAAGCGAGGCCACAACGCCCGCGACAGGGCTGTCGTTTGACGACGTCGCGCAATACGTCAGGTGGATCAACACGGCGACGGGCCGCAATTACCGTTTGCCGACCTTGCTGGAATGGGAATTTATGGCGGCTGAGGTTTTGCCGCCCACACCTGATCCGGTTTTCACCGATCCGGACCTGACATGGGCATCCAGCTATTTGCTGGAACCACAGACAAATCGCGCCCTGCGTACGCAAGGGACATTCGACACGACCTCCCAAGGTATTGTCGATCTGAACGGCAGCGTCTGGGAATGGACCATGGAGTGTTACGCGGGTGCGGCAGGCGGCCAATCGTCGCCAGACCGCTGTCCTGCATTCTATGTCGGCGGCGAACATATCGCCGTTATGTCGTTTTTAATCCGTGATCCTGCGCGTGGCGGTTGCGCCGTTGGAACCCCGCCAGCGCATCTTGGCATGCAGCTGGTTTCAGATCGCGCGTTTTAG
- a CDS encoding Crp/Fnr family transcriptional regulator — protein MKKAKRPSTYGRLDESLLNAVPPFSKLDPKQIRTILDLASSRRYAAGVSVFEEGHDADRFYLLLDGYIRVVRITADGEQVIVLHIPSGQLFGIAKALGRNTYPATAIAATDSIALSWPTRLWEGFIAQYDGFATETYQTLGTRIAEMNNRIVEMATQQVEQRIACALLRLINQTGRKVDLGIEIDFPITRQDISEMTGTTLHTVSRMMSAWGKQGFIESGRKRIIVRDHHQIVVLSGGKV, from the coding sequence ATGAAAAAAGCAAAGCGCCCCAGCACTTACGGCCGGTTGGACGAAAGCCTGCTAAACGCAGTTCCGCCATTCTCAAAATTGGACCCAAAACAAATCCGCACGATATTGGACCTTGCCAGTTCACGCCGTTACGCGGCCGGTGTGTCAGTTTTTGAAGAAGGCCACGACGCGGATCGGTTCTATCTGCTTCTGGATGGCTACATCCGCGTTGTACGGATCACGGCGGACGGGGAACAGGTTATCGTCCTGCACATCCCAAGCGGGCAGTTGTTTGGCATCGCCAAGGCGCTGGGCCGCAACACCTATCCTGCAACAGCCATTGCAGCCACAGATTCAATCGCACTGTCTTGGCCCACACGGCTGTGGGAAGGTTTTATCGCGCAATACGACGGCTTCGCGACTGAAACCTACCAGACCCTGGGCACCCGCATTGCTGAGATGAACAACCGCATCGTCGAAATGGCCACCCAGCAGGTCGAACAACGCATCGCCTGCGCCTTGCTGCGCCTGATCAACCAGACAGGCCGCAAGGTGGATCTTGGGATTGAGATTGATTTTCCAATCACCCGTCAGGATATCTCCGAAATGACAGGCACGACGCTACACACAGTCAGCCGCATGATGAGCGCGTGGGGAAAACAGGGCTTTATTGAAAGCGGGCGCAAACGCATTATCGTGCGCGATCACCACCAGATCGTTGTTCTGTCCGGTGGAAAGGTCTGA
- a CDS encoding tRNA (cytidine(34)-2'-O)-methyltransferase, with product MSDPRMKLVLVTPEIPYNTGAIGRTCVALELELILIKPYGFSLDEKAVRRAGQDYWKHVQLCEYDTWQGFMDDRNPPRDSLYFFEEHGAQSVYAPDYQHDAYLVFGCESKGLPATVLNGMDDRVFHLPMRNPLVRSLNLANVATAVIYQAMRTQLGG from the coding sequence ATGTCTGATCCGCGCATGAAACTGGTCCTGGTGACGCCTGAAATTCCGTACAATACCGGTGCGATTGGTCGGACCTGTGTGGCACTGGAGCTGGAACTGATCCTGATCAAACCTTACGGGTTCTCACTGGACGAAAAGGCGGTGCGGCGCGCCGGACAGGATTACTGGAAACATGTTCAGCTTTGCGAATATGACACTTGGCAAGGTTTTATGGATGATCGAAATCCACCGCGTGACAGTCTGTATTTCTTTGAAGAACACGGTGCGCAAAGCGTTTATGCGCCAGACTATCAACATGATGCTTATTTGGTCTTCGGGTGCGAATCTAAAGGCCTTCCGGCAACGGTTTTGAATGGCATGGACGACCGTGTCTTTCATTTGCCGATGCGCAATCCGCTTGTGCGATCCCTTAATTTGGCAAACGTGGCCACGGCGGTTATCTATCAGGCGATGCGTACACAGCTGGGCGGTTGA
- a CDS encoding DUF1858 domain-containing protein: MKRDRMDDPDLPLEALMTQWPDTIPVFVRHKMLCVGCQVSPFHTVIDACAEYGLDVDVFYAELASSVRPFHRTEQRSGGDRAR, translated from the coding sequence ATGAAACGCGACCGCATGGACGACCCTGATTTACCACTTGAGGCGCTGATGACCCAGTGGCCAGACACGATACCGGTGTTCGTGCGTCATAAAATGCTTTGTGTTGGATGTCAGGTGTCCCCATTTCACACGGTCATCGATGCCTGCGCTGAATATGGGCTGGACGTTGATGTGTTTTACGCGGAACTGGCGTCGTCGGTCAGACCTTTCCACCGGACAGAACAACGATCTGGTGGTGATCGCGCACGATAA
- the nirK gene encoding copper-containing nitrite reductase produces the protein MNKQFDPGLTQTSRRNVLRGTVLAGAAAMTGAAAMAMPRRAAVPNAQPPVARFLQAEVQAQVEAAPVDLSGYTRVKQDLVAPPFAPVHEQVATGGPKLIEINLETTERLMVVDEDTGASIWALTYNGSVPGPLIICHEGDMIELTLRNPVGSMMEHNIDFHASTGALGGGGLTHVFPGEETVLRWKATKPGCFTYHCAPGGAMIAYHVCHGMNGAVMVLPRDGLKDVDGNPLPYDSIAYIGEQDYYLPMDEFGDYKTYEAAGEDYADSLDAMRRLTPTHSVFNGAVGALTGENALTATVGDTVLMIHNQSNRDSRPHLIGGHGDYVWETSFSTPPLTGVETWFVRGGTAMASMYTFKQPGVYAYVNHNLIEAVLLGATAHFVVEGEWDNALMEQVVAPHSFEA, from the coding sequence ATGAACAAGCAATTTGACCCAGGTCTTACACAGACCAGCCGCCGCAACGTTTTGCGCGGAACTGTTCTTGCTGGTGCCGCCGCCATGACGGGTGCCGCTGCGATGGCCATGCCGCGTCGCGCTGCTGTTCCAAACGCGCAACCGCCGGTCGCACGCTTTCTCCAAGCTGAAGTACAGGCACAAGTCGAGGCCGCCCCCGTCGATCTGTCGGGCTATACCCGTGTGAAACAAGACCTCGTCGCGCCGCCGTTTGCGCCTGTGCATGAACAGGTCGCAACAGGTGGGCCCAAGCTGATCGAAATCAACTTGGAAACCACCGAACGTTTGATGGTCGTGGACGAAGACACCGGCGCCAGCATCTGGGCGTTGACCTATAACGGGTCCGTCCCCGGCCCGCTGATTATTTGCCATGAGGGCGATATGATTGAGCTGACCCTGCGCAACCCTGTTGGCAGCATGATGGAACACAACATCGACTTCCACGCCTCCACAGGTGCGCTTGGGGGTGGTGGTTTAACCCACGTTTTCCCTGGTGAAGAAACTGTGCTGCGCTGGAAAGCCACGAAGCCGGGCTGCTTTACCTATCACTGCGCCCCCGGCGGTGCGATGATCGCCTACCACGTTTGCCACGGCATGAATGGTGCTGTGATGGTGCTGCCCCGCGACGGGTTGAAAGACGTCGACGGCAACCCGCTGCCCTACGACAGCATCGCCTATATCGGGGAGCAGGACTATTACCTGCCGATGGATGAATTCGGTGATTACAAGACCTATGAGGCCGCTGGCGAAGACTATGCCGACAGCCTTGATGCCATGCGCAGGCTGACACCGACTCATAGTGTGTTCAATGGCGCGGTTGGGGCCCTAACGGGCGAAAACGCCCTGACAGCCACTGTCGGTGATACCGTGTTGATGATCCACAATCAGTCCAACCGCGATTCGCGGCCGCACCTGATCGGCGGTCACGGTGACTACGTTTGGGAAACATCGTTCAGCACGCCACCCCTGACGGGGGTCGAAACATGGTTCGTGCGTGGCGGCACCGCGATGGCGTCGATGTATACCTTCAAGCAACCCGGTGTTTACGCCTATGTAAATCACAACCTGATCGAGGCGGTTCTTCTTGGCGCCACCGCACACTTTGTGGTCGAAGGAGAATGGGACAACGCGCTGATGGAACAGGTCGTGGCGCCGCATAGCTTTGAGGCCTGA
- the urtA gene encoding urea ABC transporter substrate-binding protein gives MGDVSLKLSKNLLSTLSVTTLIAAGSGAVAQDCTIKVGVLHSLSGTMAISETTLADTMQMLVEGQNEAGGLLGCNLEAVVVDPASDWPLFAEKTRELLTVEEVDVIFGAWTSVSRKSALPVLEELNGLMFYPVQYEGEESSRNVFYTGAAPNQQAIPAVDYFLEELGVEQFALLGTDYVYPRTTNNILESYLIEKGIAPENIFVNYTPFGQSDWATIVSDVVALGAGGNQVGVISTINGDANVGFYKELAAAGVSADDIPVVAFSVGEEELSGFDTSELVGHLAAWNYFMSADTEANAAFIAQWQAYTGDDTRVTNDPMEAHYIGFNMWINAATEAGSVDVDAVRAAMYGQEFPNLTGGTAVMLPNHHLSKPVLIGEITADGQFDIISQTAEVEGDAWTDFLPDSAVLISDWKDLGCGMYNTETETCIQLTSNY, from the coding sequence ATGGGGGACGTATCCTTGAAACTGTCGAAAAACCTACTGTCTACACTGTCGGTAACCACGCTGATTGCTGCAGGTTCCGGCGCCGTTGCGCAAGACTGCACCATCAAAGTTGGCGTTCTGCATTCGCTGTCCGGCACCATGGCGATTTCCGAAACGACACTGGCTGATACGATGCAGATGCTCGTTGAGGGTCAAAACGAAGCCGGCGGCCTGTTGGGCTGCAACCTTGAGGCCGTCGTTGTTGACCCTGCGTCCGATTGGCCACTGTTTGCGGAAAAAACCCGTGAACTTCTGACCGTAGAAGAGGTCGATGTGATTTTTGGCGCGTGGACGTCTGTGTCACGTAAGTCTGCGCTGCCGGTGCTCGAAGAACTCAATGGATTGATGTTCTACCCTGTTCAATATGAGGGTGAAGAATCGTCACGCAACGTTTTCTATACCGGTGCCGCACCAAACCAACAGGCCATTCCGGCTGTCGATTACTTTCTCGAAGAGTTGGGCGTAGAGCAATTTGCGCTTTTGGGGACTGATTATGTCTATCCTCGCACCACCAATAACATCTTGGAGTCTTACCTGATCGAAAAGGGTATCGCGCCAGAAAACATCTTCGTTAACTATACGCCGTTCGGTCAGTCTGACTGGGCGACGATTGTATCTGATGTGGTGGCGTTGGGTGCGGGTGGCAATCAGGTTGGTGTGATTTCGACGATCAACGGCGATGCGAACGTGGGTTTTTATAAAGAACTCGCCGCCGCCGGGGTGTCTGCGGATGACATTCCTGTCGTCGCGTTCTCTGTCGGTGAGGAAGAATTGTCAGGCTTTGACACATCCGAACTGGTTGGCCATCTGGCGGCATGGAACTACTTTATGTCGGCAGATACCGAGGCCAACGCAGCGTTTATCGCACAGTGGCAGGCCTACACGGGGGATGATACCCGCGTGACCAATGACCCGATGGAGGCGCATTACATCGGCTTTAACATGTGGATCAATGCTGCGACTGAGGCCGGATCGGTTGATGTCGATGCGGTTCGTGCCGCGATGTACGGTCAGGAATTCCCGAACCTGACAGGTGGTACGGCAGTCATGCTGCCCAACCACCACCTGTCGAAGCCTGTACTGATTGGTGAAATCACCGCCGACGGTCAGTTCGATATCATCAGCCAGACGGCTGAGGTTGAGGGCGATGCATGGACCGACTTCCTGCCAGATTCCGCCGTTCTGATATCAGATTGGAAAGACCTAGGTTGTGGGATGTACAACACTGAAACAGAGACCTGTATTCAGCTGACGTCTAATTACTAA